One window from the genome of Mucilaginibacter ginsenosidivorans encodes:
- a CDS encoding SGNH/GDSL hydrolase family protein — translation MKPKFLFLFFISLGSFICHAQTVVIRSHDTHIKYMGRIKMLDEAAELSWSASSAKINFRGTGLKATLKDEHGINYIDVILDGKVTSVLQPDSIRRDYTLASGLPEGNHSIELFKRTEWAMGKTWLYQFSLDKGASILPAPPVKKRKMEFFGNSITCGYADIDSSGRDRGTAPFEDAYFSYATLTAKHFDTEFNLTARSGIGIMVSWDPLIMPEMYNRIDATDSESKWDFSKYTPDLVVINLFQNDKWITKIPQNGQFKARFGDKAPTEEQIIKAYKEFVKTVRDKYPKAKIICALGSMDAVSPDSPWPGYIQKAAEQIGDKNILTHFFPYKNTPGHPSVKEQQAMADDLIAFIEQNIKW, via the coding sequence ATGAAACCTAAATTCCTTTTTCTTTTCTTTATTAGTCTGGGCAGTTTTATATGCCACGCTCAAACAGTTGTTATCAGGAGCCACGACACTCATATCAAATATATGGGCCGTATAAAAATGCTCGATGAGGCTGCGGAACTTTCATGGTCTGCTTCATCCGCTAAAATAAATTTCAGGGGTACGGGGCTAAAGGCTACTTTAAAGGATGAACACGGTATAAATTATATAGATGTCATTTTGGACGGGAAAGTTACTTCTGTATTGCAACCAGATAGCATCCGCAGGGATTACACGCTTGCAAGCGGCCTACCCGAAGGTAATCACAGCATTGAATTGTTTAAACGTACTGAATGGGCCATGGGAAAAACCTGGCTTTACCAGTTCTCACTCGACAAGGGCGCATCGATATTGCCCGCGCCACCGGTTAAAAAACGTAAAATGGAATTCTTTGGCAATTCGATCACGTGCGGCTATGCGGATATCGATTCGTCTGGTCGCGACAGGGGCACAGCGCCTTTCGAAGATGCCTATTTCAGCTATGCTACGCTAACCGCTAAACATTTTGACACCGAATTCAACCTTACGGCACGCAGCGGAATTGGTATCATGGTAAGTTGGGACCCGCTGATAATGCCGGAAATGTATAATCGGATCGACGCGACCGATTCTGAAAGTAAATGGGATTTTTCAAAATACACCCCTGATCTGGTGGTTATCAACCTGTTTCAGAACGACAAGTGGATAACTAAAATACCACAAAATGGCCAGTTTAAAGCTAGGTTTGGCGACAAGGCGCCAACGGAAGAACAAATAATAAAAGCCTATAAAGAGTTTGTGAAGACTGTTCGCGACAAGTACCCGAAGGCAAAGATCATTTGTGCATTGGGTAGTATGGATGCCGTAAGCCCGGATTCGCCCTGGCCCGGTTATATACAAAAGGCCGCGGAACAAATTGGTGATAAAAATATTTTAACACATTTTTTCCCTTACAAAAACACACCCGGTCATCCCAGCGTAAAAGAACAGCAGGCAATGGCCGACGACCTGATCGCTTTTATTGAGCAAAATATTAAATGGTGA
- a CDS encoding cystathionine gamma-synthase, whose product MKFATKAIHAGQEPDPSTGAIMTPIYQTSTYWQKSPGDNKGFEYSRGTNPTRKALEGCLAALENAKYGLAFSSGMGATDAVMKLLKPGDEVITGNDLYGGSYRIFTKIFANYGIKFHFLDLSNPQIINDYINENTKLVWIETPTNPTMQIIDIEAVAKITKTTGLLLAVDNTFASPYLQNPIDLGADIVMHSVTKYIGGHSDVVMGCLMLNDEELYKKLWFIYNACGATPGPMDSFLVLRGIKTLHLRMKAHCENGRKVAEFLKTHPKVDKIYWPGFTDHPNHNIAKKQMIDFGGMISITLKDADLQETFRVASSFHVFSLAESLGGVESLINHPVTMTHASIPKEEREKAGVVDNLLRLSVGVEDIEDLIADLSQALA is encoded by the coding sequence ATGAAATTTGCAACTAAAGCTATACATGCAGGGCAGGAGCCCGATCCGTCTACCGGCGCTATCATGACGCCTATTTATCAAACCTCAACCTACTGGCAGAAATCGCCGGGAGATAATAAGGGCTTTGAGTATTCGCGCGGTACGAATCCGACGCGTAAAGCATTGGAAGGTTGCCTGGCGGCATTAGAGAATGCCAAATACGGCCTTGCTTTCTCGAGCGGCATGGGCGCTACCGATGCGGTGATGAAACTGCTGAAACCGGGCGATGAAGTGATCACCGGGAACGATCTATATGGTGGTTCGTACCGGATATTTACAAAGATATTTGCTAATTACGGTATCAAATTCCATTTTCTTGATTTGTCGAACCCCCAGATAATTAATGACTATATCAATGAAAATACCAAATTGGTTTGGATAGAAACACCGACAAATCCAACCATGCAGATTATTGATATAGAGGCTGTTGCCAAGATCACCAAAACTACAGGTTTATTGCTTGCGGTTGACAATACCTTTGCTTCGCCTTATCTGCAAAACCCGATAGACCTGGGCGCCGATATTGTGATGCACTCGGTTACCAAATACATCGGCGGACATAGCGACGTAGTAATGGGTTGTCTAATGCTGAACGACGAGGAGCTTTACAAAAAGCTCTGGTTCATCTATAACGCTTGCGGCGCCACACCTGGACCAATGGATAGTTTCCTGGTGCTGCGGGGTATCAAAACACTGCACCTGCGCATGAAGGCGCATTGCGAGAACGGCCGTAAAGTGGCAGAGTTTTTAAAGACACACCCCAAAGTAGATAAGATATACTGGCCTGGCTTTACAGATCATCCTAATCATAACATCGCCAAAAAACAGATGATTGATTTTGGCGGCATGATCTCTATTACGCTGAAAGATGCTGATTTGCAAGAAACGTTCCGCGTAGCATCTTCATTTCATGTATTTTCATTAGCCGAATCACTGGGCGGGGTCGAATCATTGATCAATCACCCGGTAACGATGACACATGCTTCTATACCCAAAGAAGAACGCGAAAAAGCAGGTGTAGTGGACAACTTGCTGCGCCTGAGCGTAGGCGTGGAAGATATTGAGGATTTGATAGCCGATTTAAGTCAGGCTTTAGCCTGA
- a CDS encoding LysM peptidoglycan-binding domain-containing protein, with translation MKFKLLLITAILTIFSINVFAKPVVDSIGVENHNGKKVIVYKIKKKDNYYSLGRRFHVPPKEIIAYNDNAKMTIGHVIKIPTDRPFKEPKHETASSEKKHKKKEIEQPTEAEQPEQQQVVQHANPVQQPPQPQPQPADNTPPTQYKVSPKETLYSIAKRFNTTVDDIMKQNNLTSNNIQPGQILNIKANVQGAPAAAATTQTTAAPAQASNTTDSIVAKRDSTTMVVSTQDSSNIEAYHASANKFGLYEKDEKGAATWIDDENLDPNKKLVLHRTAPIGTVIRITNIMTNRTTFAKVVGRFADNEQTKDVIIVMTKNVAESLGALDKRFQVTLSYGVPNEQ, from the coding sequence ATGAAATTCAAACTGTTACTGATAACCGCAATACTCACCATATTTTCAATTAATGTTTTTGCCAAACCTGTTGTCGATTCTATCGGTGTTGAAAACCACAATGGTAAAAAAGTGATCGTTTACAAGATCAAAAAGAAAGACAACTATTACTCATTAGGCCGCCGTTTCCATGTACCGCCGAAGGAGATCATTGCTTATAACGATAATGCCAAAATGACCATCGGTCATGTTATAAAAATACCTACCGACAGGCCTTTTAAAGAACCGAAACACGAAACCGCTTCTTCTGAAAAGAAACATAAAAAGAAAGAAATAGAGCAACCAACCGAAGCAGAACAGCCTGAACAGCAACAGGTAGTCCAACATGCCAATCCGGTTCAGCAACCCCCTCAACCGCAACCACAGCCGGCAGACAACACTCCGCCAACGCAGTACAAAGTATCACCCAAAGAGACGCTGTACAGTATAGCAAAACGCTTTAATACTACGGTGGATGACATTATGAAGCAAAATAATCTGACTTCTAATAACATACAGCCGGGCCAAATATTAAACATCAAAGCCAATGTTCAGGGCGCTCCGGCTGCGGCAGCTACCACCCAAACAACCGCTGCGCCGGCACAGGCTTCTAATACAACAGATAGTATTGTGGCAAAACGCGACTCTACAACCATGGTTGTTTCTACACAGGACAGCAGCAATATAGAAGCCTACCACGCCAGTGCCAATAAATTCGGCTTATATGAAAAAGACGAAAAGGGTGCCGCTACCTGGATAGACGACGAAAATCTTGACCCTAACAAAAAGCTGGTATTGCACCGCACTGCTCCTATCGGTACGGTTATCCGCATAACCAATATCATGACCAACCGTACTACGTTCGCAAAGGTTGTGGGCCGATTTGCCGATAATGAGCAAACCAAAGATGTGATCATCGTTATGACCAAAAATGTAGCTGAATCGTTAGGTGCGTTGGACAAACGCTTCCAGGTGACCTTAAGCTATGGTGTACCAAACGAGCAATAA
- a CDS encoding 3-oxoacid CoA-transferase subunit B, which produces MLNKEGIAKRIAKEIKDGYYVNLGIGIPTLVANYIPDGISVVLQSENGLLGMGPFPFEGEEDPDTINAGKQTITTLPGSAIFDSAMSFGMIRARKVNLTILGAMEVSENGDIANWKIPGKMVKGMGGAMDLVASAENIIVAMQHVNKAGESKLLPNCTLPLTGVHCVKKIVTELAVLDVLPGGGFKLLERAPGVSVEHIKDATEGKLIIEGDVPEMVI; this is translated from the coding sequence ATGCTTAATAAAGAAGGAATAGCAAAGCGAATTGCTAAAGAAATAAAAGACGGTTACTACGTGAACCTGGGAATAGGCATACCCACGCTGGTGGCCAATTACATCCCAGATGGTATCAGCGTCGTATTACAATCTGAAAACGGGCTTTTAGGAATGGGCCCATTTCCGTTCGAGGGTGAAGAAGACCCGGATACCATTAACGCAGGAAAGCAAACTATTACTACGCTGCCGGGTTCGGCGATATTTGATTCGGCAATGAGTTTTGGGATGATTCGGGCCAGGAAGGTTAATTTGACCATTCTAGGCGCAATGGAAGTTTCTGAAAACGGCGATATAGCGAACTGGAAAATACCGGGAAAAATGGTAAAGGGTATGGGCGGGGCCATGGACCTGGTGGCATCAGCCGAGAACATTATTGTAGCGATGCAGCATGTCAACAAAGCGGGGGAATCAAAATTATTGCCAAACTGCACCCTACCCTTAACGGGCGTCCACTGCGTTAAAAAGATAGTTACTGAATTGGCGGTTCTTGATGTGTTGCCCGGGGGCGGTTTTAAACTGTTAGAGCGGGCGCCGGGTGTAAGCGTGGAACATATAAAAGATGCGACAGAGGGTAAATTGATAATTGAAGGTGACGTACCTGAGATGGTAATATAG
- a CDS encoding uridine kinase family protein, whose protein sequence is MGKKPFIIGIAGGSGSGKTFFLKCFLEHFTADEVCLVSQDDYYHPVAAGMTKEEIALYNFDLPKTINNGQLIDDINLLINGHTVYKEEYTFNNLDIVPQILEIKPAPILIVEGLFIFHFKEIAEKLDLKIFIEAEEQVALSRRLKRDLEERGYSHEDVLYRWENHVMPAYKEYLLPYRDECHQVIVNNTQQADEIIMVTEVISRELRENVLSGE, encoded by the coding sequence ATGGGAAAAAAGCCGTTCATAATAGGAATAGCCGGGGGAAGCGGGTCGGGTAAAACTTTTTTCCTGAAATGTTTCCTTGAACATTTTACAGCTGATGAGGTTTGCCTGGTTTCCCAGGATGACTACTACCATCCGGTTGCAGCCGGCATGACGAAGGAGGAAATCGCGCTCTATAATTTCGATCTGCCCAAAACGATCAACAACGGTCAATTAATAGACGATATTAACCTGCTGATCAATGGGCATACGGTTTATAAGGAAGAATACACCTTTAACAATCTCGATATCGTTCCGCAGATACTGGAAATAAAACCTGCCCCGATCCTGATCGTAGAGGGCCTTTTTATTTTTCATTTCAAAGAGATCGCCGAAAAGCTAGACCTCAAGATTTTCATCGAAGCTGAAGAACAGGTAGCATTATCCCGCCGCCTCAAGCGCGATCTGGAGGAACGCGGCTATTCGCACGAGGATGTGTTGTACAGATGGGAAAACCATGTAATGCCCGCTTATAAAGAATACCTGCTGCCCTACCGCGACGAATGCCACCAGGTCATCGTGAACAACACACAACAAGCGGATGAGATCATTATGGTGACCGAGGTAATATCCAGGGAATTAAGGGAGAACGTACTTAGTGGCGAATAG
- a CDS encoding CoA transferase subunit A — protein MNKIVSNADEAIRDIQDGMTLMVGGFGLCGLPESCIAALVRKGIKNLTCISNNAGVDDFGIGLMLKQRQVKKMISSYVGENAEFERQLLSGELEVELIPQGTLATRCMAAGYGMPAIFTPAGIGTEVAEGKEVRNFNGKDYLMEMAFDADFAIVKAWKGDTMGNLIYRSTARNFNPVMAMAGRVTIAEVEELVMPGELDRDHIHTPGIYVHRIFQGANYEKRIEQRTVRKHA, from the coding sequence ATGAATAAAATTGTTAGCAATGCCGACGAAGCAATCCGGGATATACAGGACGGCATGACCCTAATGGTCGGTGGGTTTGGATTATGTGGCCTGCCCGAAAGTTGTATTGCTGCACTGGTAAGAAAAGGCATAAAAAACCTTACCTGTATCTCCAATAATGCAGGTGTCGATGATTTTGGCATCGGCCTGATGCTGAAGCAGCGACAGGTTAAGAAGATGATCTCGTCGTATGTGGGTGAGAATGCTGAATTCGAACGCCAGCTATTGAGTGGCGAACTGGAAGTTGAATTAATACCGCAAGGCACCCTGGCAACCCGTTGCATGGCAGCAGGTTATGGCATGCCGGCGATATTTACTCCTGCGGGTATCGGGACCGAAGTAGCGGAAGGTAAAGAGGTCCGTAATTTTAACGGTAAGGATTACCTGATGGAAATGGCCTTTGATGCGGATTTTGCTATCGTAAAAGCCTGGAAAGGGGACACAATGGGTAACCTTATATATAGATCTACGGCCCGCAATTTTAACCCGGTAATGGCTATGGCCGGCAGGGTAACAATTGCTGAAGTAGAGGAACTGGTGATGCCAGGCGAGCTGGACCGGGATCACATTCATACGCCAGGGATTTACGTCCATCGGATATTCCAGGGTGCCAATTATGAGAAAAGGATTGAACAACGTACGGTAAGAAAACATGCTTAA
- a CDS encoding TIGR02757 family protein, with the protein MIQNLKAFLDSKVEQYNQPDFIKNDPVSIPHLFSKKQDIEIMGFWAATLAWGQRFTIINKCKELIGLMDGAPHDFIINHQEPDLKKLLRFKHRTFNDIDTLYFISFFKHHYSQHDSLEDAFIPPSPLKGVEESLNYFRSYFFSLQDYPNRTKKHVSAPSQKSTCKRLNMFLRWMVRKDSSGVDFGIWNKLKPADLIMPCDLHVDRVARKLNLITRKQTDWQTAIELTEQLKEFDPSDPVKYDFALFGLGIEERWGDGAVLQDLF; encoded by the coding sequence ATGATACAAAACCTCAAAGCTTTTCTCGATTCCAAAGTTGAGCAATACAATCAGCCTGATTTTATCAAAAATGATCCGGTATCCATACCGCACTTGTTCAGCAAAAAGCAGGATATCGAGATCATGGGTTTTTGGGCGGCAACCTTAGCCTGGGGGCAAAGGTTCACTATCATCAATAAATGTAAAGAATTAATTGGCTTGATGGACGGCGCACCCCATGATTTTATTATAAATCACCAGGAGCCGGATTTAAAGAAATTATTACGTTTTAAACACCGCACCTTTAACGATATCGATACACTGTATTTCATTTCATTTTTCAAGCATCATTATAGCCAACATGATTCACTTGAGGATGCTTTTATACCGCCCAGCCCCCTGAAAGGAGTAGAGGAATCGCTTAATTATTTCCGTTCTTATTTCTTTTCATTACAAGATTACCCAAACCGCACTAAAAAGCATGTTTCCGCACCATCACAAAAGTCGACATGTAAGCGGCTGAATATGTTCCTGCGGTGGATGGTGCGCAAGGATAGTTCCGGGGTCGATTTCGGTATCTGGAACAAACTGAAACCTGCTGACCTGATCATGCCCTGCGATTTGCATGTAGACCGTGTGGCACGAAAACTTAATCTTATCACCCGCAAGCAGACCGACTGGCAAACGGCAATAGAACTAACCGAACAACTAAAAGAGTTTGATCCATCAGACCCGGTTAAATATGATTTTGCTTTGTTTGGGTTGGGGATTGAGGAACGTTGGGGTGATGGGGCAGTTTTGCAGGATTTGTTCTAA
- the proS gene encoding proline--tRNA ligase yields the protein MSKGIISKEEDYSQWYNDLVIKADLAEYSPVRGCMIIKPYGYSIWEKMQSVLDGMFKETGHSNAYFPLFIPKSFFSKEASHVEGFAKECAVVTHYRLKNDGNGNIIVDEDAKLEEELIIRPTSETIIWNTYKGWIQSYRDLPLLINQWANVVRWEMRTRLFLRTSEFLWQEGHTAHATADEAIAETEQMLGVYADFAENWLALPVVRGRKTPNERFAGALDTYCIEALMQDGKALQAGTSHFLGQNFAKAFDVKFTNKENKLDYVWATSWGVSTRLIGALIMSHSDDAGLVLPPKLAPIQVVVVPIYKHEEELENIATYVKGLTKELKAKGITVKFDNRDTHRPGAKFAEYELKGVPLRVAIGSRDMQNGTVELARRDTKTKETVNQGGLAAVIEQLLEDIQVNIYAKALSFRQENTKEVDSYEDFRRMLDEEPGFLSAHWDGTAETEQLIKDETKATIRCIPLDNKLEEGKCIRTGKPSTQRVLFARAY from the coding sequence ATGAGCAAAGGGATAATAAGTAAAGAGGAAGACTACTCGCAATGGTATAACGATTTAGTGATCAAAGCCGACCTGGCAGAATACTCGCCGGTTAGAGGTTGCATGATCATTAAGCCGTATGGGTATTCTATTTGGGAGAAAATGCAGTCGGTATTAGACGGCATGTTTAAAGAAACCGGTCATTCTAATGCATATTTCCCGCTTTTTATTCCGAAATCCTTTTTCTCGAAAGAGGCAAGTCACGTTGAAGGTTTTGCCAAGGAATGTGCAGTTGTAACCCACTATCGCCTAAAAAATGACGGTAACGGTAATATTATTGTTGATGAAGATGCCAAGCTGGAAGAAGAGTTAATTATTCGCCCAACATCGGAAACCATCATCTGGAACACTTATAAAGGTTGGATTCAATCCTATCGCGATCTGCCACTGTTAATAAACCAATGGGCCAACGTGGTAAGATGGGAGATGCGTACACGTCTATTCCTGCGTACTAGTGAGTTCCTGTGGCAGGAAGGGCACACCGCCCATGCTACCGCTGACGAAGCAATCGCAGAAACTGAGCAAATGCTTGGCGTTTATGCTGACTTTGCGGAGAACTGGCTGGCCTTACCGGTGGTACGTGGCCGTAAGACACCAAATGAGCGTTTTGCCGGAGCTTTGGACACCTATTGCATTGAGGCTTTAATGCAGGATGGTAAGGCCCTGCAGGCAGGCACCTCGCACTTTTTGGGGCAGAACTTTGCCAAAGCATTTGATGTGAAGTTTACTAACAAAGAAAATAAGCTGGACTATGTTTGGGCTACGTCATGGGGCGTGTCCACGAGGCTGATAGGTGCATTAATTATGTCGCATTCCGATGATGCCGGGTTGGTATTGCCTCCAAAACTGGCGCCGATACAAGTGGTTGTGGTGCCTATTTACAAGCATGAAGAAGAACTGGAAAACATCGCGACTTACGTGAAGGGGTTAACCAAAGAATTAAAAGCAAAGGGCATCACCGTTAAGTTTGATAACCGCGATACGCACCGCCCCGGTGCTAAATTTGCGGAGTATGAGTTAAAGGGAGTGCCATTACGGGTAGCCATCGGCAGCAGGGATATGCAGAATGGCACGGTGGAGCTGGCGCGTCGAGATACTAAAACAAAAGAAACCGTAAACCAGGGAGGTTTGGCTGCAGTTATTGAACAATTACTTGAAGATATCCAAGTTAACATTTATGCAAAGGCATTAAGCTTCAGGCAAGAAAACACGAAGGAAGTTGACAGTTACGAAGACTTCAGACGAATGCTGGATGAAGAGCCGGGTTTCCTGTCAGCCCATTGGGACGGTACCGCCGAAACCGAGCAACTGATAAAAGACGAAACCAAAGCAACTATTCGCTGCATACCTTTGGATAATAAACTGGAAGAAGGTAAATGTATCCGCACCGGCAAACCGTCGACGCAAAGGGTGTTGTTTGCACGCGCTTATTAA
- a CDS encoding DUF5655 domain-containing protein, whose translation MRNYTGTDAEEIELRRFLIGKSVETLALFDHLINEFQKIGPVTVHPAKTMIGLANSHKRVVYITQLGKNFIHVVFPFKERFEDNLCFQKIAQVPGDVQCNHHFRMLHTDDVNDEVRKFMKIAYDS comes from the coding sequence ATGCGAAACTATACCGGAACAGACGCGGAAGAAATAGAACTGAGGCGATTTCTGATAGGGAAATCTGTAGAAACTTTGGCATTATTCGATCATTTAATCAACGAATTCCAAAAAATAGGCCCAGTCACCGTTCACCCAGCTAAAACCATGATCGGCTTAGCCAATTCGCATAAGCGGGTCGTTTATATTACCCAGTTAGGAAAGAATTTTATTCACGTGGTGTTTCCGTTCAAAGAACGATTCGAGGATAACTTGTGCTTCCAGAAAATAGCTCAAGTGCCAGGCGATGTGCAATGCAACCACCATTTTAGGATGCTCCATACAGATGATGTGAACGATGAGGTGCGAAAATTTATGAAAATAGCGTACGACAGCTAA
- a CDS encoding DUF4905 domain-containing protein: MLWPFILHSFKANVWRLEIDSLTDTIFIETRDPADKKVFFSSISLKTGKVNFKDIQTEERWLTGIECGYDGVLLLHNYQSESAPTHKGLIALDAFTGALLWQNFNLAFDHLSISGPVIYDTRLQPPKMMTGDIRSGNMLRKYEPLADLELANFFAFPSDAEPELIPSFHLPVHPLENTVHYLDHNNLRIVSLHAIAEGTLQQRLYIMKNSEMVYEDLLNDYIQKLQPESFLLHKSQLIYLKDRSQLKVLTL; this comes from the coding sequence ATGCTGTGGCCGTTCATTCTTCATTCATTCAAAGCCAATGTGTGGCGATTGGAAATCGACAGTCTGACCGACACCATATTTATTGAAACCCGCGACCCGGCCGATAAAAAAGTATTTTTCTCTTCCATCAGCCTAAAAACCGGAAAGGTAAACTTCAAAGACATTCAAACTGAAGAGCGGTGGCTTACCGGCATCGAATGTGGTTATGACGGTGTTTTGTTGTTACATAATTATCAGTCGGAATCTGCCCCAACTCACAAAGGATTAATTGCTCTTGATGCTTTTACCGGAGCGTTATTATGGCAAAATTTCAATCTTGCTTTCGATCATTTGAGCATCAGCGGACCAGTAATATATGATACGCGGCTACAGCCGCCCAAAATGATGACAGGCGATATAAGAAGTGGTAATATGCTAAGGAAATATGAGCCGTTAGCGGACCTTGAGCTGGCAAATTTTTTTGCTTTCCCGTCAGATGCTGAGCCAGAATTAATACCATCATTTCACTTGCCAGTACATCCTTTAGAAAATACAGTTCATTATCTTGACCACAATAATTTGAGAATTGTATCTTTGCACGCGATTGCAGAAGGGACACTGCAGCAACGTTTGTATATTATGAAGAACAGTGAGATGGTATATGAAGATTTGTTGAATGATTATATACAAAAATTGCAGCCCGAATCGTTCCTACTACATAAAAGTCAGCTGATCTACCTAAAAGACCGTTCACAATTAAAAGTTTTAACCCTATAA